A genomic stretch from Erwinia sp. E_sp_B01_1 includes:
- the garL gene encoding 2-dehydro-3-deoxyglucarate aldolase, which yields MSYLNNPNSFRQRLLAGETLIGSWCALANPLTTEVLGLAGFDWLVLDGEHAPNDITTFVPQLMALKGSVSAPVVRPPTNEPVIIKRLLDIGFSNFLVPFVETEAEAIRAVASTRYPPAGIRGVSVSHRSNMYGTVPDYNNTVNDNITVLVQIETQQGVDNIDAIAAVDGVDGIFVGPGDLSAALGYLGQPAHPEVLKVIKYLFERAKAAGKPSGILAPVEADARRYLEWGAGFVAVGSDLGVFRGATQALCDRFKNNPPELENLK from the coding sequence ATGAGCTATCTGAATAACCCCAACAGCTTTCGTCAGCGCCTGCTGGCCGGAGAAACGTTGATTGGCAGCTGGTGCGCCCTGGCTAACCCGCTGACCACCGAAGTCCTGGGACTGGCAGGCTTTGACTGGCTGGTGCTGGACGGCGAGCACGCCCCTAATGACATCACCACTTTTGTGCCGCAGCTGATGGCACTGAAAGGCAGCGTCAGCGCGCCGGTCGTTCGTCCACCCACCAATGAGCCGGTGATCATCAAGCGCCTGCTGGACATTGGCTTCTCGAATTTCCTGGTGCCTTTCGTAGAGACCGAAGCAGAAGCGATCCGCGCGGTGGCTTCAACCCGTTATCCTCCTGCGGGCATCCGCGGGGTGTCCGTTTCACATCGCAGCAACATGTACGGCACGGTCCCTGACTACAACAACACCGTTAACGACAACATCACGGTGTTGGTGCAGATCGAAACGCAGCAGGGCGTCGACAATATTGATGCCATAGCCGCTGTTGATGGTGTGGACGGGATATTTGTCGGGCCAGGCGATTTGTCTGCGGCCCTGGGCTATCTCGGCCAGCCCGCCCATCCGGAAGTGCTCAAAGTGATCAAATACCTGTTCGAGCGGGCAAAAGCCGCAGGAAAACCCAGCGGTATTCTGGCTCCGGTGGAAGCCGATGCCCGTCGCTATCTGGAGTGGGGTGCCGGATTTGTTGCCGTCGGCAGCGATCTGGGCGTTTTCCGGGGTGCCACTCAGGCACTGTGCGACCGCTTCAAAAATAACCCACCTGAACTGGAGAATTTAAAATGA
- the gudD gene encoding glucarate dehydratase — translation MTSITGTPVVTEMQVIPVAGHDSMLLNLSGAHAPFFTRNIVIIKDNSGHTGVGEIPGGEKIRKTLEEAASLITGHGLGEYKNLLSLVRQTFADRDATGRGNQTFDLRTTIHVVTGIEAALLDLLGQHLGVNVASLLGDGQQRDRVEMLGYLFYVGDRRKTDLPYQSQPDESCDWYRLRHEEALTPDAVVRLAEAAYEKYGFNDFKLKGGVLAGSEEAEAVTALHKRFPEARITLDPNGAWSLNEAIGLGKQLKGVLAYAEDPCGAEQGYSGREVMAEFRRATGLPTATNMIATDWRQMGHTLSLQSVDIPLADPHFWTMQGSVRVAQMCHDFGLTWGSHSNNHFDISLAMFTHVAAAAPGKITAIDTHWIWQEGNQGLSREPLQIKGGMVQVPQTPGLGVELDMDKVMRAHELYLKHGLGARDDAQAMQFLIPNWTFDNKRPCLVR, via the coding sequence ATGACTTCGATTACAGGCACCCCCGTAGTGACGGAAATGCAGGTTATCCCTGTGGCTGGTCACGACAGCATGTTGCTTAATCTCAGCGGTGCCCATGCGCCGTTTTTCACCCGCAACATTGTCATCATCAAAGACAATTCCGGGCATACCGGCGTCGGTGAAATTCCCGGCGGCGAAAAAATTCGCAAGACGCTGGAAGAGGCGGCTTCGCTGATTACCGGCCATGGGCTGGGCGAGTATAAAAACCTGCTGAGCCTGGTTCGCCAGACATTTGCTGACCGCGACGCAACTGGCCGGGGAAACCAGACCTTTGATTTACGCACCACTATTCATGTCGTCACCGGCATTGAAGCGGCGCTGCTGGATCTGCTGGGCCAGCATCTGGGTGTGAACGTGGCATCGCTGCTGGGCGATGGCCAACAGCGCGATCGGGTCGAGATGCTGGGCTACCTGTTTTACGTTGGCGACCGTCGCAAGACGGATTTGCCCTATCAGAGCCAGCCGGATGAAAGCTGCGACTGGTATCGCCTGCGCCATGAAGAGGCGTTAACACCTGATGCGGTAGTCCGCCTGGCTGAAGCTGCTTACGAAAAATATGGTTTTAACGACTTCAAACTCAAAGGCGGCGTGCTGGCGGGCAGTGAAGAAGCCGAAGCGGTCACTGCCCTGCATAAACGTTTCCCGGAAGCCCGAATTACCCTGGATCCTAACGGTGCCTGGTCGCTGAACGAAGCCATCGGGCTGGGCAAACAGCTGAAAGGCGTGCTCGCTTACGCTGAGGATCCCTGTGGTGCAGAGCAGGGATATTCTGGCCGTGAAGTGATGGCCGAATTCCGCCGGGCGACCGGCCTGCCTACCGCGACCAATATGATTGCCACTGACTGGCGACAGATGGGCCATACTTTGTCTTTGCAATCGGTCGATATCCCGCTGGCCGACCCGCACTTCTGGACCATGCAGGGCTCTGTCCGCGTGGCGCAGATGTGCCATGACTTTGGCCTCACCTGGGGTTCACACTCCAATAACCATTTCGATATTTCGCTGGCGATGTTCACCCATGTGGCCGCCGCTGCGCCTGGCAAAATCACCGCCATTGATACCCACTGGATCTGGCAGGAAGGCAATCAGGGGCTGAGCCGTGAACCGCTGCAAATCAAAGGTGGCATGGTACAGGTTCCGCAGACGCCGGGACTGGGTGTGGAGCTGGATATGGACAAAGTGATGCGGGCCCACGAGCTCTATCTTAAGCACGGACTGGGCGCGCGCGATGATGCGCAGGCCATGCAGTTCCTGATCCCGAACTGGACTTTTGATAACAAACGCCCCTGCCTGGTGCGCTGA